The segment aaatttaaaaaaaaattgttagaatTAACTttgcataataaatatttttactattttaggaaaaatacataaatatctCCGAATTTATGTCCGAAATCACAgtgacacacttatactatctTATGGTCCTATTACCATCtgaacatattttataaataattttctaccctttttcggcctacgtgacactagcttgaaaaaaaatgttaacacgcgctgggcccacaagatagtatcacgtaggtcgaaaagaggtaaaaaaatataaaataggttCAGAGGGTAATAggtcttagtatagtataattatgtctctgaaatttcggaaTAAATTGGgggatacttatgcattttcccactatttcattatattataatattatggaTATTTACACTACACaagaatctaaaaaaattaagaacaaaaaatcaacatatttttgagaattttatttGGTATAGTATAgtatagtaaaaatattatatatgcaTGAATATACTTATTATGGCgtatgaatataatatatttcactaCTATTATGGACTCGGATAAAATGTATTTTGATatgtttaaaaatcaaaatattgctATATGTTATGTAATTAAGCAAAGAGTTtgctattttttgaaaattattagaatttacttataaaatacttatcatattaatttcatatgattaaccaaaataataattaatttacaagatgtttacatttttaatacttgtatttaaaattgttaaatagCTCACCTTGCATGTATTGCTCTTCATGTAGGCATGGCTTAGTAGCTGCATAGGatacaaaagagaaaaaaagtaaatgaaaaccTCATATTATATAGTATATGAATTAAGCATAAGggaaatgaaatatttgacGTGTGTGATCATCTTacgtaaaaaaatttaattatatattataaaggaaaaaatgataaatatatctttGAACTATCACAAATGGTATGGAGATAATCTTtatcatacttttgggacattggcGCCCCTgtcgtccaaaaactagagtatATATGCCCTTTATACTAACGgacatacacgtgtcataatcttatccaccgAACCGACATAGGATCGATGGATGAGATTGTGCCACGTGTCCCTATTTAGACATCGGATCAATGGATGAGATTGTGACATGTGTCCCTATTTAGACATCGGATCGATGGATGAGATTGTGCCACGTGTCCCTATTTAGACATCGGATCGATGGATGAGATTGTGACAcgtgtccctatttagtcttccgTTAGAATGAAGGGCATATACGATTTAGTTTTTGGACGGCAGGGACatcaatgtcccaaaagtatgacggagAATATCTACATATCATATACAATAATTTCgagatatatttaaattttttccctaatataaaacatatatttttcgaCTGAATTATGTTTTCAACATATCCTTTCACGTGATGAGttaattctttctttttcatcgaacaaacataataaaattcTTTTCAATTATCAGACTACTCTTTTCATGAGACaaacatatgaaaatttttCTCGATAATTGAtgtcaattaataaaattaatgtgtatcgtatatatttaatatttaaatttgtgatctaaattaaattatacctGTATTTGCTCTTGTAAGAATCTAACATAGTTGATTGTTTCCCACAAAACAGATGCCGTATCAGTCTATACACAAATAAGAACAATTTTTtcgattaaaaataattaatactcgaattaaaataataacaatactgataatattaattataataatatataaattaattttaaaatccgcacaaaaatatatatatatatatatatatatatatatatatatatataatttgtcttATGTATTTAgtacattaattttttattattagtaacaATGAAcataaaaatagcaaaaaaaagaaaagtattaaaatggggtggaatatggccacttgttttttttttttcattttacatatgataatatattaatatattcttgAAGAGAATTgtttaaatcatttattttaaaaaaatatataaatttctcccttgagttaataaataattattttttgatttatttaatagtATAATTAAATTTCGGGGATTGTTTGATTGAATACGAAATTTtaggatgaaaaaaaaaaaactaaccttTCCAAATGGAGAGACAATTTGTTGGAGAGCTGTAACTTTGTCTGCAAGTTTCACTTTTGGAATTTGTGTCTATAAATCATCAAATAGTTAttataaaaactatataataaataaaaatagaactttatacaaattaaaatagagaatagagaacaattgttttaatttattatatataaaaacagaaataaagtatataaaaatatgaatggTACCTtgtgttattaatattatggtTTTACAATATATGTAtacgaaaaataatttaataggaattaaataatatcaaatctTTAACTACATACACATTGCAATTCATCAAGTGGGATATAAGAAGATACGATACGTAGTGATACGTAGTCTTACCCTATCTCGTGAAGATAGAGATCGGGACTGTTTTCAATAGACTCTTGATTCATACGTAATAAGaatcaaatatgaaatcaactaagagaaaaaataaattgcaaTAACAAATAAAACGTTGAAAATAACATATAGTATTAAAATCGAAATAATATCAAAACTAAGACATTTATTTTACTCATACCTTTGTAGATGTGACATCAGAATTTTCATTCTTTTGCCTTTTTGAATTAGTTTCTAAATTATCTTCTAATTTCCTCTTTTTTCCATCAATTGGATTATTATATTCTTGTGATCTTCCATTGCATCTCTTCAATGTGTTGCATGTTGATAGTGTAACCCTAGACTTGCTCTTTGAACAAAAACAAGTAGTATTAGTTTGAGTAAATGAAACTTTATAGgggtaaaaaaggaaaataaataactttatgaaaatattgttttttaacttaaaactaTTAGTTTGAGTAAATGAAACTTTATAGgggtaaaaaaggaaaataaataactttatgAAAATATTGGTTTTTAACTCAAAACTTCAGTAAAAAGACAGTATGATGCACTAAATTTTAGCCTATTTATGTGTGAAGTGCGATTCGTGGAAGAGCCATACAACAATTCACCTTAGgtcttatgtatatatgtagATTTACATTATCGTCTTTCCGTATGAGACTGTTATTACGtctaattttaacataatttccAAATTACACTTTTTAAACGCAAaaatcctttattatttatactaagaaacataattaaatacgTATGCAATTCATCGCTAAATAGCTCgtagataactttttttttttttttataattcatgATTAAATAGATTAGTGATGCATTTCATAATTCAGCAATAGATGTTGCCTGTCACTAATTAGTGTTGTTTTAGTGTTTCTACCCTAAAACTTGTActaacattttttcttttatccaaATAATGTGTCTTTAATATCCTCCGTCTCAATTTACGTGACATTTTTCTTAGATGAGATTcaaacaagtctatctttgatcGTAAATTTTTCACACATTTtatgaattatcaattattgtgacttataatactttttacgtatttataaatacataaacttcatttaaaaagtttgaaaattgcaCAAATTGTCAGTCAAACTTAAAATATCTGACactcgaaaaataaaaagtgtcacataaattgaaacagcGAAAGTACCAGTTTcattaaagtaatataattttagagagagagagagagagaaagagtgtTCTTACTATATAAGGTTGTTGGAGTCCATTCTTCTTATGTTGTCCCAAATTCAAAGTTTTGAGACTTGGTTTAAAGTCCACCAATGGCTTATTGTTTAAATAATCACCAAAACAAATACTAGCCAAGTTTCTTGAATTATCCACTTCTTCATGATGAGCAATTTGATCACTTCTCATTGGAAACATAGAGTccatatcatcattattattattattatttgtataataatttaGTGGCCTTCCAAGAAGATTACTATAAGGATGAaatgtataatcatcatcatcatcatgattATTAGCTAATTGATTTTGATCAAAACAAGATTTAGAGGTGGTTAAGGTTGTTGTTGATCCATGATCTAATAAACTCATCTCCATATTGTTTTCCAATAGATTTTTAGTATTAATGCTCCCACTTGATCCACTAGTAGTAGAGTTGCTTCtgcatatttaattaattgattcaaatgagtaagaaaatatacaaaaagtaaaaattatacaTGATATGTGATTATATATACATCAAAATTATACAACATGTAACTATACTTGTTGGGTTTTACATAAATGTTATTCCCTAACTATGTATGAAGTGTTTTAAAAATGACTAGTTTCCATTGAGAAAACAAATAGAGAAAGAGAGGTTACGACTTTGAGTTTTGAgtatggaatttttttttggtagctATAGGGAGTCGTTTCCGAATAGTTGTgcacaaattcaaattaatcagacattaacatgaatatagTGGCAATCgatgaaaaatttcaaaaactcattttattatatttattatatattagtgCTCCACTTTCAACGATGATCTTACTTTTTATATATCAGGTatctaaaaaaacaaattaggtTTGAGATAAGTGGTAAACTAAAATTTCTCTTCTACTAATTATTAACACTCCCTATACCCCGACAAGATAAATATAGTCAACGACGGGGTCAAGTAAGAATAAGGAGTTCATTCGACCCTTTTTAGTGGAAAGTGTATTTAGAGTTATATATAAGTAGATGTcaaattcttttgattttttctttttgtatttacttcttcatattttaaattttttaaataaaatttctgATTCCGCTACCGAATATACAATAGAGTACAAGTTTTCTTTACACTAACCATTGTGtgcacaaaattaaataatttaaaatttgcatGCAAAAAGAATATACCTTTCTACATTTAATAAGTTTTAATTccaacattcttttttttttgccttaATAATGCTATAATTCCTTATAGAAATGATATGATTTAAGAACATATGTGTTATATAtacaaatcattaataaaaaagcACACGATATTATAAGTTCACttaatgtaattaaatattgtgCCAAAGTTAAATTAAGACATAAAACAAGGTGAATCAAGTAattataacataatcataatgatTTGTCTAACaaaaaacaatatgaaataGAGTAGTTTCAAGTACATAATCGACtttatattaacatgtaattataataaaacgaGACGACTCGAGTATGGGTATGACagaataatatgaaataaaattgtTTCAGGTACATAATCGACtttaatttactatttattatgatCAGTTACAAATAATTATCGTAAAAGAGATAGAGATAGAGATAGATATAGAGATAATGAAAACTCACAAGAGAAGTTGGCTCCAAATATGTTGATTGTGATCATGAGAATTAGCAGCAATATTTTCTCCACTAATCAAAGAACTATTATTAATCTCATCAACACCAAGTAGAAATTGATATTGAtgaagattattattattattattattatttgttacactatttccattattattattattattagaaatagATATAACATCTTCTTCACATGATGAACTTCTATTTGTATTACATGAAGACAAAGATGAATTAGTagaaattggatgaaaaattgtattattGTCTACTTGTGACCACCAATTTTGTGACATCAAATAGAAATTTGGATTATTGTTGTTGGCTAAATTGGAGTATTCAAGAATAGATTTTTCACTAGACATAGTTTATACTATATGCTTTGAATTTTTCTCGATTTCTAACAATGTGTGGACaatgttttttaaaacttttttttttctttctttaggCCAATGGGGGAATGAATGGAATTTAAAGAGGTGTTtttgtggttttttttttttgtgacgTATTTTGGTAGGTATTAGAACAATTTTGGGGTGGACAATATTAAATGATTATAGCTTTTTAGCACTAAGAGTTTGTGGgcaattattataatatatatagttgGGGAAAAGGGGATGAGGGTTCGAAGAGTGGCGGAGTCAGAAATTTCTTAAAGGGTGTCTAGAAATAACGATTTGTTATATTAAGAGTGTTTAAAATAGGTTATTTAATCTTTTCGTTTAtcaatttacttatatatatgctaatttttttttctgacgAAGGGTGTCCAATTGAACACCCTTGATAGTATGTGGCTACGCCACTGACATGAaaaggtttttttaaaaaaaaaaattaatatatcgaCGGATCTCTGAATAgatgataaattatatttatattctaatttTATCATCTTAAATAAGTGTTATTTGAGCAAAAATCATCATGTCTAATTAAGGAATCAagaaatataaatgtatattaaattatacTCATATTTAACAAACGTTTCttgaaatgaaatattattaagaaaatgGGGTATAAGTGTGTGGTTGAAAGTACATTAGAAAAATTTGTCTTGCTTATTTTGGGACGTAGAAAGTATTATATTAGACACTTCTGATTCAAAGTTTGGAAAATGTTGCTACCTTAAGTGATCACACAACGACTcgagaaatataaaaaatttgttgaaactatttgtaaacaagaaaatattattctaagaCACTTATATGTCATCAACAAATGTTATATGTATGAGGAGATGGGAATGGGGGCTACAAAAATTAACACGAAGATGAGATGTGTTGAAGAATACAGTCTCAATGAACGttctaaaaataattgatgttaaggcctaagtgtattaaaattaatataaaattaaaataatattttaaaaaaatattaaaatagacaaataaaaataaacaaaacaaaaattttatttattaaaaataagatgaaGATAAATTAGAATTTAGTTTTCCACCACAGTCAAGTTATTGTCATTTGGTATGGGAGATTAATTgaaccaaaaaattatctcattCATAGGAATATTTAATGAGATCAATTATCCCActatatgtatatgaaataaTCATTATCCTACTATTAatagtataaatagtgaaataaataattttattattaattaataaaaacttttaatcaaatgaatgcaagataaattaatttaaaattttatccaaagtattaaatgattataatttgattgTGGTTTGTAATTAACCCTAGTCCTCATATTCCTTTTAATTACTTTTCaccctctttaatttcttctaatttttctgACATTAAATCaccttttataatttaaaatcttaGAAAACATAATCATttatgtaataatatatatatatatatataagtcatttttattataataaaaataaatacaagccACTTTTCTAACAAAGAATGCATCAATGTTTTTCTAACAGAGAAAGAATATATTAATTCTaaattgtaaaattaaaaatatatatgaaactcCTTTCCTTATGATATATAAGACAACATAAAAAAGTATTGTATgtgaatcattattttataattaaaatacttataaaataatgtttagaatatcattataaaaaaaagttgacaTGTTTTACATTTTGTTTTATAGCTTATGTCCACAAATGAGATTCATTTCCTCAAATGTGAAATTGATTAGtagattaaattaatattagcaATAAAACAACTTAGATATTTGAATCTAAATTATGATACTGCAGCCACAAGATTCatcattagttttaaaaaaatttcctaaTTGTAAATGACGGAAATTTCGGATCACaaaaaatacatgaattataatacaaaaaaatcaataaaagatgcatttacctgctttggggtttttttgaacttaaaaatgcgCTCGTTTTTCTCGCGGGACGAACTTGATCCATAGCTAAGGTCTTAACAAGCgttcatgaaaaatatgatttattttaaaaattcagaATCACAAATGTGCCCgttttataaatgttttacatattttttttgctcGATTTGCACTTTACCTGTTAACTTTTATCGTGGGCACATAattgattttgctttttccgctAATAAAATTGCTGCTTCGTGAGTGATTTTATCGTTTtagctaaaaaaaattcatataccattttaaaatttttgttaatatttttcacCCTTTAGGCTCTGAACTCCACGTCGTAGTAACAATATTGTAAATgctgaatttttgaaattagaaaCATAGTAAGACATCCAATTTTGACTTATTATTGGTGGaatagttttagaatttttttgtgGTCTATATAAatccaaaaaaggaaaaacctaaataattaaataattgattaatcaaaaattaaaataataaaatacactTCATATTACTTTTGTgctatatatattaatttatttttttaaaaaaaaaatattatgttgcTTTCAGCCTTTAGTTTTTCCACTTTACTTTGTTTCGATTTGGAAGCCATCTGTctaatcaatattttatttctacaGTAATGggcaatttttttctttgaatattatatatactttttttagtatttttataaaagtatgaattatataatattaataaaaattgcgATAATTAGGTAACtcttaattaaattgaaaaaggTAATTTAATGTAATAGTCCATTGACCTTTCAAGAAGTTTGGAAAAGATCGATGACAGagctaaaattttaattaagagatattaaatataaaaaagtaaaattacgTAGAAATTAAGGAGTGAAAttctataatatatacatattaaaaaaaatattttcccctGACTACAGAGTGTAATTATTCAACAAAAGGTGTTAGGTTGACAATCGTTAAGTATAAGTGACTCCACTATAGATAGGGTAAGAGAGTTGGGTAGTCTTATGGCATGTATATGTTTTCGTATGAGCTTGTtcgatgaaaaataaataaaaaaattatattttatgttataaatttatttcactGTGGAAAAAACCTCTATTTCTAGTAGTGAGATAACAATTTTGAGTTGTAATCCAAATCATAGAAGGAGATCGAGTATTATTTGATAATAAATTgagttaataatataatatttgtattaagtGGATTTagtaacaaaattttaatttgacaaatacaaaaaaatatccaaatttCGTCAAGAAAACTTATTTATTAGTGGGTAATTAACCTCGAGAATCAACTTAAACTTGAAATTACCTCAAAAGTAAAGATAagcaaaataatcaaattaatggAGATCTCGACCTTTGATCAAGATGAACTAATATACTGGCATTGTCTTCCAACTCCGTGTCACTTCGATTTGTATACGACTTGACCCTCTATAGTTTGTATCTTGTCCCTAGT is part of the Solanum lycopersicum chromosome 1, SLM_r2.1 genome and harbors:
- the LOC101252913 gene encoding transcription factor bHLH112, yielding MSSEKSILEYSNLANNNNPNFYLMSQNWWSQVDNNTIFHPISTNSSLSSCNTNRSSSCEEDVISISNNNNNNGNSVTNNNNNNNNLHQYQFLLGVDEINNSSLISGENIAANSHDHNQHIWSQLLLSNSTTSGSSGSINTKNLLENNMEMSLLDHGSTTTLTTSKSCFDQNQLANNHDDDDDYTFHPYSNLLGRPLNYYTNNNNNNDDMDSMFPMRSDQIAHHEEVDNSRNLASICFGDYLNNKPLVDFKPSLKTLNLGQHKKNGLQQPYISKSRVTLSTCNTLKRCNGRSQEYNNPIDGKKRKLEDNLETNSKRQKNENSDVTSTKTQIPKVKLADKVTALQQIVSPFGKTDTASVLWETINYVRFLQEQIQLLSHAYMKSNTCKERYWGGFDRKEIDLRSKGLCLVPISCTPQIYHETNNGSDYLIPSYRGCLYR